A part of Bacteroidota bacterium genomic DNA contains:
- a CDS encoding LysM peptidoglycan-binding domain-containing protein, with product MLKKTAFSILLCLWLAAGFAQDKKMTVQEYIDTYKELAVGEMERARIPASITLAQGILESANGNSRLATEGNNHFGIKCKKNWTGNTIYADDDELHECFRAYATAKESYVDHSTFLIENARYAFLFDLEITDYKGWAKGLKQAGYATNPQYAEILIGLIERHELHKLDKNEPLPKKGDEIKPKPDPIVQAAGELFRFNGIPATKVMEGQTAISIAQVYGLLPRQFYRYNDMKEGSDVVPGSIVYLKPKHRKGSEAYHTVKTGETMYSISQLYGVKLKHLYNFNRMKEDTEPAIGQIVYLRRKRRTPPELRIEGAETIIRIPFADTLKTEPYIERPEVVIKPNDPAPKKEKTKKEEPVEQAPVAKEEKKPVFVEKKTDEKYDVQIEEKNKEYRIDKKQLDNVEYHVVQKGETLFAIARKYGKSVEQLKQLNHLSDFGLKEGQKIIVNQNFKEKEPDTKTTDFYHEVQKGETLFSIAKKYNMTVDELKKLNNLGDSPISVGTRLVVSKAEVKSENTKSETVTTNFTYHTVAQGETLYAIARKYGVKVDDIKKLNNLGDGAIKPGDKLRVK from the coding sequence ATGCTTAAAAAGACAGCTTTTTCGATACTCCTGTGCCTTTGGTTGGCAGCGGGCTTTGCCCAAGATAAGAAGATGACGGTTCAGGAATATATTGATACCTATAAAGAGCTTGCCGTAGGCGAAATGGAACGTGCACGCATACCTGCCAGTATTACTTTGGCACAAGGTATTTTGGAAAGTGCCAACGGAAACAGTAGGTTGGCTACGGAAGGAAACAACCATTTTGGTATTAAGTGTAAGAAAAACTGGACAGGTAATACCATTTACGCTGACGACGATGAACTGCACGAATGTTTCCGTGCTTACGCAACGGCTAAAGAGTCGTATGTAGACCATTCGACGTTTTTGATTGAGAATGCACGTTATGCTTTTTTGTTTGACTTAGAAATAACAGACTACAAGGGTTGGGCAAAAGGACTGAAGCAAGCCGGATATGCTACCAACCCACAATATGCTGAGATATTAATAGGGCTGATTGAACGCCACGAGCTTCACAAGCTGGATAAAAACGAGCCTTTGCCTAAAAAGGGTGATGAAATTAAACCTAAACCTGACCCCATTGTACAAGCTGCCGGAGAATTATTCAGGTTTAACGGCATCCCTGCTACTAAGGTAATGGAAGGTCAAACGGCTATTTCTATTGCCCAAGTGTATGGGCTACTTCCCCGCCAGTTTTACCGTTACAACGATATGAAAGAAGGCAGCGATGTGGTGCCGGGCAGTATTGTGTACTTAAAGCCCAAGCACCGTAAAGGCAGCGAGGCTTACCACACGGTGAAAACAGGGGAAACCATGTACAGTATTTCGCAATTGTATGGGGTGAAATTGAAACACTTATACAACTTTAACCGAATGAAGGAGGACACTGAACCTGCTATCGGGCAGATAGTGTATTTGCGCCGCAAACGCCGCACTCCCCCTGAGTTGCGTATAGAAGGTGCGGAGACTATTATCCGTATTCCCTTTGCTGACACCTTGAAAACAGAGCCTTATATTGAGCGCCCCGAGGTAGTTATCAAACCCAATGACCCTGCCCCTAAAAAGGAAAAAACCAAAAAAGAAGAACCCGTTGAGCAAGCTCCTGTGGCAAAAGAAGAAAAGAAACCTGTGTTTGTAGAGAAGAAAACCGATGAGAAGTATGATGTGCAGATTGAGGAGAAGAACAAAGAGTACCGTATTGATAAAAAACAGTTAGATAATGTAGAGTACCATGTGGTGCAAAAGGGTGAAACCTTGTTTGCCATTGCCCGCAAATACGGTAAGAGTGTGGAACAATTGAAGCAACTGAACCATCTTTCGGATTTTGGATTGAAAGAGGGACAGAAGATAATTGTGAACCAGAACTTTAAAGAGAAAGAACCCGATACAAAAACTACCGACTTTTATCACGAGGTGCAAAAGGGCGAAACCCTGTTTAGCATTGCCAAAAAATATAACATGACGGTGGATGAGTTGAAGAAACTGAATAACCTTGGCGATAGTCCAATAAGTGTAGGAACACGCTTGGTGGTTTCAAAAGCAGAGGTAAAAAGTGAGAATACAAAAAGCGAAACCGTTACCACTAACTTTACCTACCACACCGTAGCACAAGGCGAAACGCTGTATGCAATAGCCCGCAAGTACGGTGTAAAAGTGGATGATATTAAGAAGCTGAACAACTTGGGCGACGGGGCAATAAAACCCGGTGATAAACTACGGGTGAAGTAG
- a CDS encoding DUF255 domain-containing protein, with amino-acid sequence MLIVRKLLIVWLAALLPVLAGAQLVLPATWSFSVSKGDVKVGDEVELIFKADIPKDWYMYSNEFKGDGPIKAVFKFDKNATYKLVGGVKAINPITKQDEFFGEVKIFKKKAEFRQKVKILAANPAIKGTVVEYQICSDIDGKCVLFNDEEGDFGKLLKVSGGANVVVEPSQPVDESSITEEGGGNCCDGIKEITDALRAKGIIDPVSSAPSHQSNDTSKAAKDTSGYHSTSILEGGNCETKKFVGESGIVEAKEEDDNLWVFFLVAFVSGLVALLTPCVFPMIPMTVTFFLKSSSSKAVGRRNAILYGVFIILIYTLIGTIFSRIFGAVGANWFSTDATVNTIFFLVFVIFAISFFGLFEITLPSGFINKVDKQSDRGGLIGVFFMAFTLVLVSFSCTGPIVGSILVEASQGSYLRPIVGMLGFSAAFALPFTLFAIFPNWLQGLPKSGGWLNSVKVVLGFVELALGLKFLSVADQAYHWHLLDREIYIALWIVIFFLMGVYLLGKLKFAHDSDMPYLGVPRLFLAILTFGFVVYLIPGMWGASLPGLAGYLPPTTTHSFNLPAMIKGEGVGNLCEKPKHTEFLHLPHGLKGYFDYKQAINCAKDLNKPLFIDFTGHGCVNCRKMEEQVWAHPEVLRRLEKDFIVVALYVDDRTELPESEWRTSKFDGKVKKSIGKINSDIQICYFGSNAQPNYCLLDNNEELLAEPRGSNYNVKEFIKFLDEAKALFYKREGIKPPVE; translated from the coding sequence ATTCTTATTGTGAGAAAATTACTGATAGTATGGCTGGCCGCCTTGTTGCCCGTTTTAGCCGGGGCACAATTGGTGTTGCCCGCTACATGGAGTTTTAGTGTTTCTAAAGGCGATGTGAAGGTAGGCGATGAAGTAGAGTTGATATTTAAGGCCGATATACCCAAAGATTGGTATATGTATTCTAACGAATTTAAAGGCGATGGCCCTATAAAGGCGGTCTTTAAATTTGATAAGAACGCTACTTATAAGTTGGTGGGCGGTGTAAAAGCAATTAACCCCATTACCAAGCAGGATGAGTTTTTTGGCGAAGTAAAAATATTTAAGAAGAAAGCTGAGTTTAGACAAAAGGTTAAAATATTAGCGGCTAACCCGGCCATTAAAGGGACTGTAGTAGAATACCAGATATGCAGCGATATAGACGGGAAGTGTGTTTTATTTAACGACGAAGAAGGCGATTTTGGCAAACTGCTGAAAGTGAGCGGTGGAGCGAACGTTGTAGTTGAACCTTCTCAACCTGTGGATGAGTCGTCAATAACTGAAGAGGGTGGTGGTAATTGCTGTGATGGAATAAAAGAAATTACCGATGCATTAAGGGCAAAAGGAATTATTGACCCTGTATCTTCAGCGCCAAGTCATCAAAGTAATGATACTTCAAAAGCAGCCAAAGACACAAGCGGTTACCACAGTACATCTATACTAGAAGGCGGTAATTGTGAAACCAAAAAATTTGTTGGAGAAAGTGGTATTGTAGAAGCAAAAGAAGAAGACGATAATCTGTGGGTATTTTTTCTTGTAGCGTTCGTTTCAGGGTTAGTAGCGCTGCTAACGCCATGTGTGTTCCCCATGATACCCATGACAGTTACATTTTTCCTGAAAAGCAGCTCAAGCAAGGCAGTAGGTAGGCGTAACGCTATCCTTTACGGGGTATTTATTATTCTTATTTATACCCTAATAGGAACAATTTTCTCGCGCATATTTGGAGCCGTTGGAGCAAACTGGTTTAGCACAGATGCTACGGTTAATACTATTTTCTTCTTAGTGTTTGTCATCTTCGCTATATCGTTTTTTGGCTTGTTCGAGATTACATTACCTAGCGGGTTTATTAATAAAGTTGATAAACAAAGCGATAGGGGAGGGTTAATAGGTGTATTTTTTATGGCCTTTACCCTTGTTTTAGTATCATTCTCTTGCACAGGCCCCATCGTAGGCAGCATTTTAGTTGAAGCATCACAAGGCAGCTACCTTCGTCCTATCGTAGGTATGTTAGGTTTCTCTGCTGCATTTGCACTTCCCTTTACTTTATTTGCCATATTTCCTAATTGGCTGCAAGGTTTGCCAAAATCTGGCGGCTGGCTTAATAGTGTAAAAGTTGTTTTAGGATTTGTGGAGCTGGCGCTGGGTTTAAAATTCCTTAGTGTGGCTGACCAAGCCTATCACTGGCATTTACTTGACCGTGAAATATATATAGCCCTTTGGATTGTAATCTTCTTCTTAATGGGTGTGTATTTGTTAGGTAAATTAAAATTTGCCCACGACAGCGATATGCCTTATTTGGGAGTACCCCGTTTGTTTTTGGCCATCCTTACTTTTGGGTTCGTAGTATATCTTATACCCGGTATGTGGGGAGCGTCATTACCCGGTTTAGCAGGCTATTTACCGCCAACCACTACACATAGTTTTAACCTGCCTGCAATGATTAAAGGCGAAGGAGTTGGCAATCTTTGCGAAAAACCCAAACACACTGAATTTTTACATCTTCCACACGGATTGAAAGGGTATTTTGATTATAAACAAGCAATCAATTGTGCCAAAGACTTAAACAAACCGTTGTTTATCGACTTTACAGGACACGGTTGTGTTAACTGCCGTAAGATGGAGGAACAGGTTTGGGCACATCCTGAGGTTTTAAGAAGGCTGGAAAAGGATTTTATTGTGGTTGCCTTGTATGTGGATGACAGAACAGAATTGCCTGAAAGTGAATGGAGAACATCTAAGTTTGATGGTAAGGTGAAAAAATCTA
- the rlmN gene encoding 23S rRNA (adenine(2503)-C(2))-methyltransferase RlmN — MDLSQKTDVRSLTLPQLQEHMVAAGEKAFRAKQVYEWLWKKSAHSFEQMTNLSKELRVWLTERYTINNVSIATQQKSNDGTIKNAFKLYDDNIIEGVLIPTTDRMTACVSSQVGCSLTCKFCATGYMDRKRNLNADEIYDQVVLIDRQARENYEIPLSNIVYMGMGEPLLNYANVMKSIERITSPDGLGMSPQRITVSTAGVAKMIKKMADDGARFNLALSLHAANDEKRNQIMPINESNNLEVLGEALAYWYEKTGSRVTFEYIVFNHFNDEIEDARELWQFSKKLPCKINLIEYNPISNADFLNADGDKIEKFKTFLENKGLIVNIRRSRGKDIDAACGQLANKH; from the coding sequence ATGGATTTATCTCAAAAAACAGACGTGCGTTCGCTAACACTTCCTCAATTACAGGAACACATGGTAGCAGCGGGCGAGAAAGCATTTAGGGCCAAACAAGTTTATGAATGGCTGTGGAAAAAAAGTGCGCACAGTTTTGAGCAGATGACCAATTTGTCGAAAGAATTAAGAGTGTGGCTTACTGAAAGATACACGATAAACAACGTGAGCATTGCCACCCAACAAAAAAGCAACGACGGCACTATAAAAAATGCCTTTAAGCTATACGACGATAACATTATTGAGGGGGTTTTGATACCCACTACCGACCGTATGACGGCTTGCGTGAGCAGCCAAGTAGGGTGCAGCCTTACGTGCAAGTTTTGCGCTACGGGGTATATGGACCGTAAACGCAACCTGAATGCGGATGAGATTTACGACCAAGTGGTGCTGATTGACAGACAGGCGCGCGAGAACTACGAAATACCACTTAGCAATATTGTGTACATGGGCATGGGCGAACCATTGCTTAACTATGCCAATGTGATGAAATCTATTGAGCGTATTACCTCGCCGGATGGTTTGGGTATGTCGCCACAACGGATAACGGTTTCTACAGCCGGGGTTGCTAAAATGATTAAAAAAATGGCCGACGACGGGGCAAGGTTTAATCTTGCTTTATCGCTGCATGCTGCTAATGATGAAAAGCGCAACCAAATAATGCCCATTAACGAAAGTAACAATCTGGAAGTACTGGGTGAGGCATTGGCTTATTGGTACGAGAAAACAGGCAGCAGGGTTACTTTTGAATACATTGTTTTTAATCATTTTAACGACGAAATTGAGGACGCTCGCGAGTTATGGCAGTTTAGCAAAAAGCTGCCCTGCAAAATAAATCTGATTGAATACAACCCCATTAGCAATGCTGATTTCTTAAATGCCGACGGGGATAAGATTGAGAAATTTAAGACCTTTTTAGAAAACAAGGGACTGATTGTAAACATCCGCCGCAGCCGCGGTAAAGATATTGATGCTGCATGCGGACAGCTGGCAAACAAGCACTAA
- a CDS encoding response regulator, with protein MSGKIISIMLVEDDEVDVMNIKRAFKKNNINNPLYLAGNGIEALEILRSCGTDDKPMPKIILLDLNMPKMNGIEFLKELRKDDKLHQLSVFVMTTSNKDNDIIEAYNLNVAGYILKPLSMDKFMGAVAALSNYWQLCEFPV; from the coding sequence GTGAGTGGTAAAATAATCAGCATAATGCTGGTAGAAGACGATGAAGTGGATGTGATGAATATTAAACGGGCGTTTAAAAAAAACAATATCAATAACCCGTTGTATTTGGCAGGAAATGGGATAGAGGCGCTTGAGATTTTGCGTAGCTGCGGCACGGATGATAAACCTATGCCTAAAATCATTTTACTTGACTTGAATATGCCTAAAATGAACGGCATTGAGTTTTTGAAAGAGTTGAGAAAAGACGATAAGCTGCATCAATTGAGTGTTTTTGTAATGACAACCTCAAATAAAGACAATGACATTATTGAGGCCTATAACCTTAACGTGGCAGGCTACATTTTGAAACCATTATCCATGGATAAATTTATGGGTGCAGTAGCGGCATTAAGCAACTACTGGCAATTGTGCGAATTTCCGGTGTAA
- a CDS encoding NTP transferase domain-containing protein, protein MKAIIPVAGIGTRLRPHTHTQPKSLIPVAGKPIIAHIVDNLSEAGITEFIFIIGYLGDKIESYITSNYPNNTNHFVIQTSGKGIGHAIWLAKDLVNDEDEVFIVLGDTIFYTDLQKVFKSPYSSLGVKKVNDPRAFGVAQLNGEGFITSVVEKPSIPKSNLALIGAYYIKHGGVLKEALEYIIANNIKTNNEFYLTNALNHMAESGYKLTVFDVDNWFDCGKKDILLETNATLLKRFKLTAPSTKQYENTIIIPPVHIGEGCTIKNSIIGPDVSIGDNAIIEYSIVRNSIIGPYAHIECAILEDSLIGNDAMLKGLVQSLNLGDSTEINFQ, encoded by the coding sequence ATGAAAGCTATCATACCCGTAGCAGGTATCGGTACGCGACTGCGTCCACACACACATACGCAACCAAAATCACTTATTCCGGTTGCAGGAAAACCCATTATCGCCCACATTGTTGACAACCTCAGCGAAGCGGGAATTACTGAGTTTATTTTTATCATCGGTTACCTGGGTGATAAAATTGAAAGTTATATTACCTCTAATTACCCCAACAATACCAACCATTTTGTTATACAAACCAGCGGCAAAGGCATAGGCCACGCTATATGGCTGGCTAAAGACCTTGTGAATGATGAAGATGAGGTGTTTATTGTATTGGGTGATACTATTTTTTATACCGATTTACAGAAGGTATTTAAAAGCCCTTATTCATCGTTAGGAGTGAAGAAGGTAAACGACCCCCGTGCTTTTGGTGTGGCCCAACTTAACGGTGAAGGCTTTATTACCAGCGTGGTTGAAAAACCATCGATACCCAAAAGCAACCTTGCCCTTATCGGCGCTTATTACATTAAGCACGGCGGGGTATTAAAAGAGGCGTTAGAATATATTATTGCCAATAATATTAAAACAAATAACGAGTTTTATCTTACCAATGCGCTAAACCACATGGCTGAGAGCGGTTATAAATTAACTGTTTTCGACGTGGATAATTGGTTTGATTGCGGCAAGAAAGATATTTTGCTTGAAACCAATGCTACCCTGCTAAAGCGGTTTAAGCTAACGGCTCCATCTACCAAACAGTACGAGAACACTATTATTATCCCTCCGGTACATATCGGCGAAGGATGCACCATAAAAAATTCAATTATCGGCCCTGATGTTTCTATCGGGGATAATGCCATTATTGAATACTCAATCGTACGTAACTCAATTATCGGCCCTTACGCTCATATTGAGTGTGCCATACTTGAAGACTCACTGATTGGTAACGATGCCATGCTGAAAGGCCTTGTGCAAAGCCTGAATTTGGGAGACAGTACTGAGATTAATTTTCAATAA
- a CDS encoding response regulator has product MFGIQDKVKILLIEDDEIDILAFRRAVSKGNLDYEVEVNYRADEALSLAQSGNYTCIFLDYLLPGSDGLEVLKSLRSKGIQTPVVIVTSQGNEKIAVEMMKSGALDYITKEEITAERISMLVHTANLLLKSENEKALAETSLRKSRQMMANIFNASGMGMLLIDSEGMVQRANKAFTDIMGSEMNEILDHPIDEIFNNRLHMTDLLHQGEQAYEFSFEAGGQTKYLSVTGNTFYDEDGKEYIIINFYDITSKVSYERQIVWQNTRMEALFESTNSVIFSIDANYKITGLNKAAKKIFKTFYNVELREGMDVFKIPFDDDNRQMMKENFELSFGGKRATVVHRINKLFFETTFNPIKTEDKGILGVSIFSQDITKEKTNETNLLEAKKVAEELAKAKSQFLSNMSHEIRTPMNAIIGLTSLLQETELTEVQRENLNTLKFSADNLLVIINDILDLSKIESGKITFEEINLDVKQIIEQVSKTFALQGKTKNIAMLTRIDDAMPAQLLGDPYRLIQILNNLMGNAIKFTTEGSVTVGAKFLGNNSEGKAMVEFSVSDTGIGIHKDKLGTIFESFTQAYTDTTRKFGGTGLGLAITKQLIEVQGGTITVESEPGKGTSFKFTIPLINGVQSNAFSGDIKKIPDTALEGLKVAVAEDNKANQLVIRQILSRWKINVVLLNNGREAVDYLKTETPDIVFMDLQMPEVSGFDAIEMIRDPKSDVLNHNVPVLALTADVFPETRQRIYDTGMNDYLLKPINIDELKEKLIRFAVLKETEV; this is encoded by the coding sequence ATGTTTGGGATACAGGATAAAGTTAAGATTCTTTTAATTGAGGACGACGAGATTGATATTTTGGCGTTTAGACGTGCTGTGTCAAAAGGAAATCTTGATTACGAGGTTGAGGTGAACTACCGTGCCGATGAGGCACTCTCTTTGGCACAAAGCGGCAACTATACCTGTATTTTTTTAGATTACTTACTACCCGGCAGCGATGGACTTGAGGTGTTAAAAAGCCTTCGCTCTAAAGGGATACAAACCCCTGTAGTTATTGTTACCTCACAAGGCAATGAGAAGATTGCTGTTGAGATGATGAAAAGCGGGGCGTTGGATTACATTACCAAAGAAGAAATTACAGCAGAGCGTATATCAATGTTGGTGCATACTGCCAACCTGCTCTTAAAATCTGAGAACGAAAAAGCATTGGCCGAAACATCGCTGCGAAAAAGCAGGCAGATGATGGCCAATATCTTTAATGCCAGCGGTATGGGAATGCTGCTGATAGATAGCGAAGGCATGGTACAGCGTGCCAATAAGGCGTTTACAGACATCATGGGTAGTGAAATGAATGAAATTTTAGATCACCCCATCGACGAGATTTTTAACAACCGCCTGCACATGACCGATTTGCTGCACCAAGGCGAACAAGCCTATGAGTTTAGCTTTGAGGCGGGCGGGCAAACCAAATACCTTTCAGTAACCGGTAATACGTTTTACGATGAAGATGGAAAAGAGTACATCATCATCAACTTTTACGACATCACCTCAAAAGTTAGCTACGAGCGTCAAATTGTGTGGCAAAACACCCGCATGGAGGCCCTTTTTGAAAGTACAAACAGCGTTATATTTTCAATAGATGCTAACTACAAAATCACGGGATTAAACAAGGCTGCCAAAAAGATATTCAAAACCTTTTATAACGTTGAGCTTAGAGAGGGAATGGATGTTTTCAAAATTCCGTTTGACGATGATAACCGTCAGATGATGAAAGAGAATTTTGAACTTTCATTTGGTGGAAAACGCGCCACTGTTGTGCACCGCATCAACAAGCTGTTTTTCGAAACCACTTTTAATCCTATCAAAACAGAAGATAAGGGTATTTTGGGAGTGTCGATATTCTCACAAGATATTACTAAAGAAAAAACCAACGAAACCAACTTATTGGAGGCTAAAAAAGTGGCCGAAGAGTTGGCAAAAGCAAAGTCTCAGTTTTTATCAAACATGAGCCACGAGATACGTACGCCTATGAATGCAATCATAGGGCTTACCTCGTTGCTGCAAGAAACAGAGCTTACTGAGGTGCAGCGTGAGAACTTAAATACACTTAAGTTTTCGGCCGATAACCTGTTGGTGATTATTAACGATATTCTTGATTTATCAAAAATCGAATCGGGTAAAATAACGTTTGAAGAGATAAACTTAGACGTTAAGCAAATTATTGAGCAAGTGAGCAAAACATTTGCTTTGCAAGGCAAAACCAAAAACATTGCAATGCTTACCCGCATTGATGATGCTATGCCTGCCCAACTATTGGGCGACCCATACCGCCTTATTCAAATTTTGAATAACCTGATGGGTAATGCGATAAAATTTACCACCGAAGGTTCAGTTACCGTTGGTGCTAAGTTTTTGGGAAACAATAGCGAGGGCAAAGCCATGGTTGAGTTTTCGGTATCAGATACCGGCATAGGAATACACAAGGATAAACTGGGTACTATTTTCGAGAGCTTTACACAAGCCTATACCGATACTACCCGCAAGTTTGGCGGCACGGGATTAGGATTAGCAATTACCAAGCAACTGATAGAAGTTCAAGGCGGTACTATCACTGTTGAAAGCGAACCCGGCAAAGGCACTAGCTTTAAGTTTACTATACCCTTAATTAACGGGGTGCAAAGCAACGCGTTTTCAGGTGATATTAAAAAGATACCCGATACAGCCCTTGAAGGCTTGAAGGTAGCAGTAGCTGAAGACAACAAAGCCAACCAGTTAGTAATCCGCCAGATATTATCGCGTTGGAAAATAAACGTAGTATTACTAAACAACGGTCGCGAAGCGGTTGATTACCTAAAAACCGAAACTCCCGATATTGTGTTCATGGATTTGCAAATGCCCGAAGTAAGTGGGTTTGATGCCATTGAAATGATACGCGACCCTAAATCGGACGTATTGAACCATAATGTACCCGTTTTGGCATTAACTGCCGATGTGTTCCCAGAAACCCGTCAACGCATATACGATACAGGCATGAACGACTATCTGTTGAAGCCTATAAATATTGACGAACTGAAAGAAAAGTTGATACGCTTTGCTGTACTGAAGGAAACCGAGGTATAA